A region from the Drosophila ananassae strain 14024-0371.13 chromosome 2L, ASM1763931v2, whole genome shotgun sequence genome encodes:
- the LOC6505652 gene encoding structural maintenance of chromosomes protein 1A: MADDDDDINQRVPLPPVHKPDDDIAFLQFIEMENFKSYRGHIVVGPLKQFNAVIGPNGSGKSNFMDAISFVMGEKTSSLRVKRLNDLIHGSSIGKPVSRSCYVTAKFVLNQEKHMDFQRAVISGSSEYRINGESVSSSTYLNKLEKIGINVKAKNFLVFQGAVENIAMKTPKERTALFEEISGSGLLKDAYNRLKQDMIVAEEETQFTYQKKKGIAAERKEAKHEKMEAERYTRLQNEYNEKQVEYQLFRLFHVERDIQKYITDLEAKQQDVKAVEQRKEAADEVLREKKKDAGKITRDLAKIEQEIREFETQMNKRRPLYIKAKEKVTHCKKKLVSLQKTLETAREADNAHQQDIRKLEKQLADVEALKKRFEDEIENESHRRGKSVNMEEGLVQEYDRLKQEAEATATQYRSELDSVNREQKSEQDTLDGETNRRASVEESFKKLTLQREEAVKRRDKLMDHIKSSQAALEEQNRIKDELRRDVGSSKEKIAEKQRELENVRDQLGDAKSDKHEDARRKKKQEVVELFKKQVPGVYDRMINMCQPTHKRYNVAVTKVLGKFMEAIIVDTEKTARHCIQILKEQMLEVETFLPLDYLQVKPLKERLRNISEPRNVRLVFDVLKFEPQEIERAVLFATGNALVCETPEDAMKVAYEIDRSRFDALALDGTFYQKSGLISGGSHDLARKAKRWDEKHMAQLKMQKERLNEELKELVKKSRKQSELATVESQIKGLENRLKYSMVDLESSKKSISQYDNQLSQVQMQLDDFGPKINEIERRMQNREEHIQEIKENMNNVEDKVFAAFCRRLGVKNIRQYEERELVMQQERARKRAEFEQQIDSINSQLDFEKQKDTRKNVERWERSVQDEEDALEGLKTAEARYLKEIDEDKEKMEKFKQDKQAKKQAVDDMEEDISKARRDVANLAKEMHNVGSQVSSVESKIEAKKNERQNILLQAKTDCIVVPLLRGSLDDAVRQTEDPSTSTALENLIEVDYRSLPREYSKLKDDSSFKKMHEQIQKDLQSKLDVLERIQTPNMKALQKLDAVTEKVQSTNEEFENARKKAKKAKAAFERVKNERSSRFVACCQHISDAIDGIYKRLARNEAAQAYIGPDNPEEPYLDGINYNCVAPGKRFQPMSNLSGGEKTIAALALLFSTHSYQPAPFFVLDEIDAALDNTNIGKVASYIRDHTTNLQTIVISLKEEFYGHADALVGITPGEGDCLVSNVYIIDLTMFEDK, translated from the exons ATGGCCGACGATGACGACGATATTAACCAAAGGGTTCCATTACCGCCGGTGCACAAGCCGGACGACGATATTGCCTTTCTGCAGTTCATTGAAATGGAGAACTTCAAGTCCTACCGTGGTCACATAGTTGTCGGTCCCCTGAAGCAATTCAACGCTGTTATTGGGCCCAACGGATCCGGCAAGTCCAACTTCATGGACGCTATCAGTTTCGTGATGGGCGAAAAGACGAGCAGTTTGCGAGTGAAGCGGCTGAATGATCTGATCCACGGTTCGTCCATTGGAAAACCTGTGTCCCGCAGCTGCTATGTGACTGCCAAATTCGTACTGAATCAGGAGAAGCACATGGACTTCCAGAGAGCCGTCATCAGTGGCTCTTCGGAGTATCGGATAAACGGAGAA AGCGTTTCGAGCAGCACTTACTTGAACAAGCTGGAGAAGATTGGCATCAATGTAAAAGCCAAGAACTTTCTTGTGTTCCAGGGAGCTGTCGAGAACATAGCCATGAAAACGCCAAAAGAACGAACGGCCTTGTTTGAAGAAATCAGCGG GTCTGGCCTACTCAAAGATGCCTACAACCGCTTGAAACAGGATATGATTGTGGCGGAGGAGGAGACGCAGTTCACCTACCAAAAGAAAAAGGGCATAGCAGCTGAACGAAAGGAGGCCAAACATGAGAAAATGGAAGCCGAGCGCTATACTCGCCTGCAGAACGAATAC AATGAAAAACAAGTGGAATACCAATTGTTTCGCCTTTTTCACGTGGAGAGAGACATCCAAAAGTACATTACCGATTTGGAGGCCAAGCAGCAAGATGTGAAGGCTGTTGAGCAGCGCAAGGAAGCCGCTGATGAAGTGCTGCGAGAGAAGAAAAAGGACGCCGGAAAGATAACTCGGGACTTGGCCAAAATCGAGCAGGAGATTCGCGAGTTCGAAACGCAGATGAACAAACGCAGACCCCTCTATATTAAAGCGAAGGAGAAGGTTACGCATTGCAAAAAGAAGCTGGTTTCATTGCAAAAAACCCTTGAGACAGCCCGCGAGGCGGACAATGCCCATCAGCAGGACATCCGTAAGCTTGAGAAGCAGTTGGCCGATGTGGAAGCGCTGAAGAAACGATTCGAGGATGAGATCGAGAATGAATCGCATCGACGTGGCAAGAGTGTCAACATGGAGGAGGGTCTGGTACAGGAGTACGACAGATTGAAGCAGGAGGCGGAAGCCACGGCCACCCAGTACCGGTCTGAGCTGGATTCGGTGAATCGCGAACAGAAATCCGAGCAGGACACACTTGACGGAGAGACCAACCGTCGAGCCTCCGTCGAGGAGTCGTTTAAGAAGCTTACTCTGCAGCGCGAAGAGGCTGTTAAACGGCGGGACAAGCTAATGGATCACATAAAATCATCCCAGGCGGCGCTCGAGGAGCAAAACCGCATTAAGGATGAACTACGCCGCGATGTGGGCAGCTCCAAAGAAAAGATCGCGGAAAAGCAGCGAGAATTGGAAAACGTGCGCGATCAGTTGGGTGACGCCAAGAGTGACAAGCACGAGGATGCACGACGCAAAAAAAAGCAGGAGGTGGTGGAGCTTTTCAAGAAACAGGTGCCTGGAGTGTACGACCGAATGATCAATATGTGTCAGCCTACCCACAAGAGATACAATGTGGCAGTTACCAAAGTGCTGGGCAAGTTTATGGAGGCCATTATCGTAGATACCGAGAAGACGGCGCGCCACTGCATTCAG ATCTTAAAGGAGCAAATGTTGGAAGTAGAAACATTTCTTCCACTGGACTATCTGCAAGTGAAGCCCTTGAAGGAGCGATTGCGCAACATAAGCGAACCACGAAACGTGCGATTGGTTTTCGATGTCCTTAAGTTCGAGCCTCAGGAGATCGAACGGGCCGTGCTCTTCGCCACGGGTAACGCTCTTGTCTGCGAGACCCCTGAAGATGCCATGAAGGTAGCCTACGAAATCGATCGTTCACGGTTCGATGCTTTGGCGCTGGACGGAACTTTTTACCAGAAGTCCGGCCTCATCTCCGGCGGCAGTCACGACTTGGCCCGCAAGGCCAAACGCTGGGACGAGAAGCATATGGCGCAGCTGAAGATGCAAAAAGAGCGTCTCAACGAGGAGCTCAAGGAGCTGGTCAAAAAGTCTCGCAAGCAGAGCGAACTGGCCACGGTGGAGTCGCAGATTAAGGGCCTGGAAAACCGTCTAAAGTACAGTATGGTCGATTTAGAGTCCTCTAAGAAGTCAATTAGTCAGTACGACAATCAATTGAGCCAAGTGCAAATGCAGCTGGATGATTTTGGA CCCAAGATCAACGAAATCGAGCGACGAATGCAAAACCGTGAGGAGCACATACAAGAAATCAAGGAGAACATGAACAATGTGGAGGATAAAGTATTCGCTGCTTTCTGCCGTCGATTGGGCGTCAAAAACATTCGCCAGTACGAGGAGCGGGAGCTGGTTATGCAACAAGAGCGGGCCCGAAAACGAGCCGAGTTTGAGCAGCAGATAGATTCCATTAACTCGCAGCTGGACTTCGAGAAACAAAAGGATACGCGAA AGAACGTTGAACGTTGGGAGAGGAGCGTGCAGGATGAGGAAGACGCTTTGGAGGGCCTGAAGACCGCAGAGGCTCGTTACCTTAAGGAAATAGACGAGGATAAGGAGAAGATGGAGAAATTCAAGCAGGACAAACAGGCGAAGAAACAAGCAGTCGACGACATGGAGGAGGACATCTCAAAGGCACGCCGGGATGTGGCTAACCTGGCCAAGGAGATGCACAATGTGGGCAGCCAGGTGTCGTCTGTAGAATCGAAGATTGAGGCAAAGAAAAACGAACGCCAGAACATATTGCTGCAGGCCAAG ACCGATTGCATTGTGGTACCCTTGTTACGTGGCTCGCTGGACGACGCTGTGCGACAAACGGAAGACCCCTCCACTTCAACGGCTCTGGAAAATCT CATTGAGGTGGACTACCGATCACTTCCCCGGGAATACTCCAAACTAAAAGACGATTCCTCCTTTAAAAAGATGCACGAGCAGATACAGAAGGATCTGCAAAGTAAATTGGATGTCTTGGAGCGCATACAGACACCTAACATGAAGGCTCTGCAAAAGTTGGATGCCGTTACGGAGAAGGTGCAGTCCACCAACGAGGAATTCGAGAATGCTCGGAAAAAGGCAAAGAAGGCCAAAGCTGCTTTTGAGAGGGTCAAGAACGAACGTTCGTCCCGTTTTGTTGCCTGCTGTCAGCACATCTCGGACGCCATTGATGGCATTTATAAAAGATTGGCTCGCAACGAAGCGGCTCAGGCCTACATTGGACCCGATAATCCAGAGGAACCGTATCTCGATGGTATCAACTACAATTGTGTGGCTCCCGGCAAACGCTTCCAGCCCATGAGCAATTTGAGTGGCGGTGAAAAAACTATAGCTGCCTTGGCCCTGTTGTTTTCCACACATAG CTACCAACCTGCACCGTTCTTTGTCCTTGACGAGATTGATGCCGCTCTGGACAACACAAACATCGGCAAGGTCGCGTCGTACATTCGAGATCATACCACCAACTTGCAGACCATTGTCATTTCCCTGAAGGAAGAGTTCTATGGCCACGCGGATGCACTTGTGGGCATTACTCCAGGG GAAGGCGATTGTCTCGTATCTAATGTTTATATCATCGATCTAACCATGTTCGAGGATAAGTAA